The DNA segment AACTTGTGGCACTCGATACCATGTTCATGTAAGTTTATGCATAAAGCAGGCTAGCAAGGCATACGTCACTTTCTCACTATCCTCCAGCCGGGCAAGCGCATTGACGGCAAACATACGGACGTCTGCTGCAGGATCGGAGGCAAGCTTGATAATAGTGTCACCGTGTTCCTTAAGCAGCTCCGGGTCGCCTATTCGCCAGAAAGCATACGCTGCCTGTGATCTAACCGCTGGATGCTCATGGTGTGCGAGTCGAGCAATAACCGCAGTCGCCTCTCGATTCTTGATTCCGCGCAGGCCGAATCTGGCAATGCCGAGCGCAGTTCCGCCATCGATGAGAGAATCACTCATCATCTTGAATTCCGCTGCCACCTCTCGCAGTGATGCCTCTCCCCCAATCTTTCCGAGCGATTCGAGCAGCTCGCTTCTGACACCGGGCTCCTCCCGTTTCTCAAGCCCCCTGTCTATTGCTTGTTCGACCGAACGATTGGGGCCAAGTTGGCCGAGGGCGAATGCAATTGCCTTTGCAACGTCCGGACCTGCATCAAGCAGCGCTGCCCCAAGTTGCTCAACGACCGCCTGCGACGTATCCTGAATATTTCCAAATGCAATGGCCGCCCTAAGGGCAACCTCAGGTCGGGCGTCATGCAAGTGCCGAAACAGTCTTTCGTCACCAAGGGATCGTTGGTCTTGCAAATAGTAGATATCGTGGATGGCTTCGCGTGCAGGCTGCTTTGCCAATGCCGGCAAAGTCAGACACAGCAAAAGACCGGAGAACAACAAGTATTTCATATGAGAGACACTCCTTTACATTCTCGCGCAGCCCGGCTGCGACAGTCTTTGCCTCTGTTCGAATCTTCTCCATCTCACTCAGGCAGTCCGGGAGAGTATAAGCCAGGTTGGCGCTATATGCCACCAAGGGAATCAATCTCCGCTTTCGAGTCACGTGGGGCTCAATGCTTGTTGGAATCGGATTAGCTCTGCCTGTATTCTTGTCGAAAACCGGCGGCGTGGCAGGGGTCTCAAGGGTCCCCCCTCCCAGCCACATGAAATCTTGGGGACCCATAG comes from the Candidatus Eisenbacteria bacterium genome and includes:
- a CDS encoding HEAT repeat domain-containing protein — protein: MKYLLFSGLLLCLTLPALAKQPAREAIHDIYYLQDQRSLGDERLFRHLHDARPEVALRAAIAFGNIQDTSQAVVEQLGAALLDAGPDVAKAIAFALGQLGPNRSVEQAIDRGLEKREEPGVRSELLESLGKIGGEASLREVAAEFKMMSDSLIDGGTALGIARFGLRGIKNREATAVIARLAHHEHPAVRSQAAYAFWRIGDPELLKEHGDTIIKLASDPAADVRMFAVNALARLEDSEKVTYALLACFMHKLT